The proteins below are encoded in one region of Sphingobium yanoikuyae:
- the wecC gene encoding UDP-N-acetyl-D-mannosamine dehydrogenase, which produces MPVDSKQKVSVIGLGYIGLPTAALIARGGAQVVGVDVSAHVVETVNSGRVHIEEVDLDGLVQGVVARGNLRASLSVEASDVFIIAVPTPVAEDRAPDISYVLQAARTVAPVLKNGDTVILESTSPVGTTEAMRDLIAELRPDLKMPAPGVAGDIAIAYCPERVLPGRILVELIDNDRCIGGITPRCARKALGFYRQFVRGACITTTARAAEMVKLVENSFRDVNIAFANELSVIADRMDIDVWEVIRLANRHPRVNILQPGPGVGGHCIAVDPWFIVHGDPENARIIRTAREVNDGKTDYVVAKSSDMIDAFAGEDVACLGLAFKPNIDDFRESPAVKVASRLARRYGKRVKLVEPYAQDLPMEFAGTGAELIDLDTALEQCGVFIILVDHDMFKSVPVDERAGKAVYDTRGIWPDQPRRQPEPAAQRIAV; this is translated from the coding sequence ATGCCCGTCGACAGCAAGCAGAAGGTTTCCGTCATTGGCCTGGGCTATATCGGCCTGCCGACTGCGGCGCTGATCGCGCGCGGCGGGGCACAGGTCGTCGGTGTCGATGTCAGCGCCCATGTGGTCGAGACGGTCAATTCGGGGCGGGTCCATATTGAGGAAGTCGATCTGGACGGCCTGGTGCAGGGCGTGGTGGCACGCGGCAATCTGCGCGCCTCGCTCAGCGTAGAGGCCAGTGACGTCTTCATCATTGCGGTGCCGACCCCGGTGGCCGAGGACCGCGCGCCCGACATCTCCTATGTGCTGCAGGCGGCGCGGACCGTCGCGCCGGTGCTGAAGAACGGCGATACGGTGATCCTGGAATCTACCTCGCCGGTCGGCACGACCGAGGCTATGCGCGACCTGATCGCCGAACTGCGCCCCGACCTCAAGATGCCGGCGCCGGGCGTCGCGGGCGACATCGCCATCGCCTATTGCCCCGAGCGGGTGCTGCCCGGCCGCATCCTGGTCGAGCTGATCGACAATGATCGCTGCATCGGCGGCATCACGCCGCGCTGCGCGCGCAAGGCGCTGGGCTTCTATCGCCAGTTCGTGCGCGGAGCCTGCATCACCACCACGGCGCGGGCGGCCGAAATGGTGAAGCTGGTCGAAAACAGCTTCCGCGATGTCAACATCGCCTTTGCCAATGAATTGTCGGTGATTGCCGACCGTATGGACATCGACGTGTGGGAAGTGATCCGCCTCGCCAACCGCCATCCGCGCGTCAACATATTGCAGCCGGGGCCGGGCGTTGGCGGTCATTGCATCGCCGTCGATCCCTGGTTCATCGTCCATGGCGACCCGGAAAATGCCCGCATCATCCGCACCGCGCGCGAGGTGAACGACGGCAAGACCGATTATGTCGTGGCCAAATCGTCGGACATGATAGACGCCTTTGCCGGCGAGGATGTCGCCTGCCTCGGCCTTGCCTTCAAGCCGAACATCGACGATTTCCGTGAAAGCCCGGCAGTCAAGGTCGCCAGCCGGCTCGCCCGCCGCTACGGCAAGCGGGTCAAGCTCGTCGAACCCTATGCCCAGGATCTGCCGATGGAGTTCGCCGGCACCGGTGCCGAACTGATCGATCTCGATACGGCTCTGGAACAATGCGGCGTGTTCATCATTCTTGTCGATCATGACATGTTCAAATCCGTTCCCGTCGACGAACGTGCCGGCAAGGCCGTCTATGATACGCGCGGCATCTGGCCCGACCAGCCGCGTCGTCAGCCCGAGCCGGCCGCGCAGCGCATCGCGGTCTGA
- the wecB gene encoding non-hydrolyzing UDP-N-acetylglucosamine 2-epimerase: MKVALVFGTRPEAIKLFPVIHALKARADIDTRVIVTAQHRGLLDQVLEIAGIVPDIDLDVMTPNQTLDGLTAKLIVALGEAFDAEKPDRVVVHGDTLTTMVASLAAYYRKIPVAHVEAGLRSGDIHHPWPEEVNRRVVACIADMNFAPTQAAADALLRENRDAAGIHVTGNTVIDALLATVDRVNGEPALASGLDDLAARFAGKRIVAVTSHRRENFGGGMEAIARSIADIAARPDVAVIFPVHPNPNVRPVMDAVLGDLPNVAMIEPLDYPHFVRLLDLCHLVLTDSGGVQEEAPSLGKPVLVMRETTERPEGVQAGTAKLVGADRNRIVREVLALLDDDAAYQAMARAHNPFGDGKAAERIAEIIADGA; encoded by the coding sequence GTGAAAGTAGCGCTGGTATTTGGGACACGGCCGGAAGCGATCAAGCTGTTTCCGGTGATCCACGCGCTCAAGGCGCGTGCCGATATCGACACCCGCGTGATCGTGACGGCGCAGCATCGCGGCCTGCTGGACCAGGTGCTGGAGATTGCCGGTATCGTGCCCGACATCGATCTGGACGTCATGACGCCCAACCAGACGCTGGACGGGCTGACCGCCAAGTTGATCGTCGCGCTGGGCGAGGCGTTCGACGCGGAAAAGCCCGATCGGGTGGTGGTGCATGGCGACACGCTGACGACGATGGTGGCGAGCCTGGCGGCCTATTATCGCAAGATCCCGGTCGCCCATGTCGAGGCCGGCCTGCGCAGCGGCGACATCCATCATCCCTGGCCCGAGGAGGTCAATCGCCGCGTCGTGGCGTGCATTGCCGACATGAATTTCGCGCCGACCCAGGCGGCGGCCGATGCGCTGCTGCGGGAAAATCGCGACGCGGCCGGCATTCATGTCACGGGAAATACCGTGATCGACGCGCTGTTGGCGACGGTCGATCGGGTCAATGGCGAACCGGCACTGGCCAGCGGCCTTGATGATCTGGCGGCGCGTTTCGCGGGCAAGCGGATCGTTGCCGTCACCAGCCACCGTCGCGAGAATTTCGGCGGCGGGATGGAGGCGATCGCGCGCTCCATCGCCGATATCGCCGCGCGGCCCGATGTCGCGGTGATCTTCCCCGTCCATCCCAATCCCAATGTCCGTCCGGTCATGGATGCGGTGTTGGGCGACCTGCCCAATGTCGCGATGATCGAACCACTCGACTATCCGCATTTCGTCCGCCTGCTCGACCTGTGCCATCTGGTGCTCACCGACAGCGGCGGCGTGCAGGAAGAGGCGCCCTCGCTCGGCAAGCCGGTGCTGGTGATGCGCGAGACCACCGAACGGCCCGAAGGGGTGCAGGCTGGCACGGCGAAGCTGGTCGGCGCGGACCGGAACCGGATCGTGCGCGAGGTGCTGGCGCTGCTCGACGATGATGCCGCCTATCAGGCGATGGCCCGTGCCCATAACCCGTTCGGCGACGGCAAGGCGGCCGAGCGGATCGCGGAGATTATTGCCGATGGCGCCTGA
- a CDS encoding UDP-glucose dehydrogenase family protein, translating to MKITMIGTGYVGLVSGACFADFGHDVACVDKDAGKIAAIEAGTMPIYEPGLDQLVGTNAAAGRLTFTTDLPEGVKGADAIFIAVGTPSRRGDGHADLSYVYAAAKEIVESLDGPAVIVTKSTVPVGTGDEVERIARELRPDLDIQVVSNPEFLREGAAIGDFKRPDRVVVGTTGSERAISVMSQVYRPLNLNQAPLMFTGRRTAELIKYAANAFLATKITFINEMADLCEAVGAEVQDVSRGIGLDKRIGSKFLHAGPGYGGSCFPKDTLALVKTGQDYDAPIRIVETVVQVNDLRKRAMGRKIVKALGGEARGKTVALLGVTFKPNTDDMRDAPSLAIVQALEDAGAKVVAYDPEGMDVAAPMMPGVTMAGSAYEAASGADALVLVTEWDAFRALDLKRLASSMSAPVLVDLRNIYPVAEAEAAGFTVTRVGGKGSAA from the coding sequence ATGAAAATCACCATGATCGGCACCGGCTATGTCGGCCTCGTCTCCGGGGCCTGCTTTGCGGATTTCGGCCATGATGTCGCCTGCGTCGACAAGGATGCGGGCAAGATCGCCGCGATCGAGGCCGGCACGATGCCGATCTACGAACCCGGCCTTGACCAGCTGGTCGGCACCAACGCCGCCGCCGGTCGCCTGACCTTCACCACCGACCTGCCCGAAGGCGTGAAGGGCGCCGACGCCATCTTCATCGCCGTCGGCACGCCCTCGCGGCGCGGCGATGGCCATGCCGACCTCAGCTATGTCTATGCCGCCGCCAAGGAGATCGTCGAATCCCTTGATGGCCCTGCGGTCATCGTCACCAAGTCGACCGTGCCCGTCGGCACCGGCGACGAGGTCGAGCGGATCGCGCGCGAACTGCGCCCGGACCTCGACATCCAGGTCGTGTCGAACCCCGAATTCCTGCGCGAAGGCGCGGCGATCGGCGACTTCAAGCGCCCTGACCGCGTCGTCGTGGGCACCACCGGATCGGAACGCGCCATTTCGGTGATGAGCCAGGTCTATCGCCCGCTGAACCTCAACCAGGCGCCGCTGATGTTCACCGGCCGTCGCACGGCCGAACTGATCAAATATGCCGCCAACGCCTTCCTGGCGACCAAGATCACCTTCATCAACGAGATGGCGGACCTGTGCGAGGCGGTCGGCGCCGAAGTGCAGGACGTGTCGCGCGGCATCGGCCTCGACAAGCGGATCGGCAGCAAGTTCCTGCATGCCGGTCCGGGCTATGGCGGCTCCTGCTTCCCCAAGGATACGCTGGCCCTGGTCAAGACCGGGCAGGATTATGACGCGCCGATCCGCATCGTCGAAACCGTGGTGCAGGTGAACGACCTGCGCAAGCGCGCCATGGGCCGCAAGATCGTGAAGGCGCTGGGCGGTGAAGCGCGCGGCAAGACCGTCGCCCTGCTGGGCGTCACCTTCAAGCCCAATACCGACGACATGCGCGACGCGCCCAGCCTGGCGATCGTGCAGGCGCTGGAGGATGCCGGCGCGAAGGTCGTCGCCTATGATCCCGAGGGCATGGACGTCGCCGCGCCGATGATGCCCGGCGTCACCATGGCCGGTTCGGCCTATGAGGCCGCTTCCGGCGCCGACGCGCTGGTACTGGTGACCGAATGGGACGCCTTCCGCGCGCTGGATCTCAAGCGCCTGGCCAGCTCGATGAGCGCGCCGGTACTGGTCGATCTGCGCAACATCTATCCGGTCGCGGAAGCGGAAGCCGCCGGCTTCACCGTCACCCGCGTGGGTGGAAAGGGCAGCGCCGCCTGA
- a CDS encoding ABC transporter permease, with amino-acid sequence MNDQPKIAAAHPAPVPFHEPGELVIRNVNWAGMRALYRKEVRRFMKVQLQTIWAPAVTTLMFLVIFTIALGGANRQVLGVPFADFIAPGLMMMGMMNNAFANSSFSLLAGKMQGTLIDYLMPPLSVGELLLALVGAAVTRAVAVGLALWGAMALWPGVHVTPTHLWAVIWFGLMGASLTAFIGVMTSIWAEKFDHAAAITNFVIGPMTLLSGTFYSIDRLSPLFRAISHANPFFYAISGFRYGFVAAADGNVLVGSVVLLALNAGLALLCYVLLRKGWKLKA; translated from the coding sequence ATGAACGACCAGCCCAAAATTGCAGCCGCCCATCCCGCACCCGTTCCCTTCCATGAACCGGGGGAGTTGGTGATCCGCAACGTCAACTGGGCCGGCATGCGCGCGCTCTACCGCAAGGAAGTGCGGCGCTTCATGAAGGTGCAGCTCCAGACGATCTGGGCGCCGGCCGTTACCACGCTGATGTTCCTGGTGATTTTCACCATCGCGCTGGGCGGGGCGAACCGCCAGGTGCTGGGCGTGCCCTTTGCCGATTTCATCGCGCCGGGCCTGATGATGATGGGCATGATGAACAATGCCTTTGCCAACAGCAGCTTCTCGCTGCTGGCGGGCAAGATGCAGGGGACGCTGATCGACTATCTGATGCCGCCGCTGTCGGTGGGCGAATTGCTGCTGGCGCTGGTCGGCGCGGCAGTGACGCGCGCGGTTGCGGTCGGTCTGGCGCTGTGGGGGGCGATGGCGCTGTGGCCGGGCGTGCATGTGACGCCGACGCATCTGTGGGCGGTGATCTGGTTCGGCCTGATGGGCGCCAGCCTGACCGCCTTCATCGGCGTGATGACGTCGATCTGGGCGGAAAAATTCGATCATGCCGCCGCGATCACCAATTTCGTGATCGGGCCGATGACGCTGCTGTCGGGCACCTTCTATTCGATCGACCGCCTGTCGCCGCTCTTCCGCGCGATCAGCCACGCCAACCCCTTCTTCTACGCCATTTCCGGTTTCCGCTATGGCTTCGTCGCGGCGGCGGACGGCAATGTGCTGGTCGGCAGCGTCGTGCTGCTGGCGCTCAATGCCGGGCTGGCGCTGCTCTGCTATGTGCTGCTGCGCAAGGGCTGGAAGCTCAAGGCCTGA
- a CDS encoding GcrA family cell cycle regulator — translation MSWTDERIDQLKAMWEKGLTASQIADELGGVSRNAVIGKAHRLGLQSRPSPVKANEAPKKAAPARKPAAPAPEAEAPRAAAPVAAPPPPPRPAPVAAPAAPAAPAAAAAPSDAPAAPQPRIVSVGPGGFLRQGPGDQQAPIPPAPPRRLVPAKPSAEIAGKTSLLDLTERICKWPMGHPGEPDFHFCGEAVNPGFPYCVEHCGRAYQAQLPRGTRRPPPPLPFGGPRVR, via the coding sequence TTGTCCTGGACCGACGAACGTATCGACCAGCTCAAGGCGATGTGGGAAAAGGGCCTGACCGCGAGCCAGATCGCGGACGAACTGGGCGGCGTCAGCCGTAACGCGGTGATCGGCAAGGCGCATCGCCTTGGCCTGCAGTCGCGCCCGTCCCCGGTGAAGGCCAACGAGGCGCCCAAGAAGGCCGCGCCCGCCCGCAAGCCGGCAGCCCCTGCCCCGGAAGCCGAAGCGCCCCGCGCTGCCGCGCCCGTGGCCGCCCCGCCGCCGCCGCCGCGTCCGGCCCCGGTCGCCGCACCGGCTGCGCCTGCCGCACCGGCTGCTGCCGCTGCCCCCAGCGACGCGCCTGCCGCGCCGCAGCCGCGCATCGTGTCGGTCGGCCCCGGCGGCTTCCTGCGCCAGGGCCCCGGTGACCAGCAGGCGCCGATCCCGCCGGCGCCGCCGCGCCGTCTGGTGCCCGCCAAGCCGAGCGCCGAAATTGCCGGCAAGACCAGCCTGCTCGACCTGACCGAGCGGATCTGCAAGTGGCCGATGGGCCATCCGGGCGAGCCGGACTTCCATTTCTGCGGCGAAGCGGTGAACCCTGGCTTCCCCTATTGCGTGGAACATTGCGGCCGCGCCTATCAGGCGCAGTTGCCGCGCGGCACGCGCCGCCCGCCCCCGCCGCTGCCCTTTGGCGGCCCGCGGGTCCGCTGA
- a CDS encoding M48 family metalloprotease yields the protein MAAGFNPDAATAAYLATLSPAQHERAIAYTQGGHWLLLWGMLVTLVAMALIWRSGLLVRLGRRVHVRRPNLAVFLSALLFFLLDWLIELPWSIYANWARERSYGLTSQGFGGWLGEDILSGAISIPLVALLAVAIYALMRRTPRWWWAWSGLVVVLGIILMVVIAPVAIEPLFNNYTPAPAGPTRDAVVELAHRAGVPGDKIYIYDGSKQSERYTANVSGLFGTARVAMSDTMFKRGADLAEVRGVVGHEMGHYAEHHVLWLAGGMSLLAMLLFFLVDRLYPVAARWFGAGSAISDPAHMPVAWAVAAVVGIFLVPLMNSISRYDENAADRFSLKVAHEPDGLAKALVKTIEYRASSPSRLEEILFYDHPSVERRIHAAMVWKAENPQLVGK from the coding sequence ATGGCGGCAGGTTTCAACCCCGATGCGGCGACCGCCGCCTATCTGGCGACGCTGTCGCCGGCCCAGCATGAACGGGCGATCGCCTATACCCAGGGCGGGCATTGGCTGCTCCTGTGGGGCATGCTGGTGACACTGGTCGCCATGGCGCTGATCTGGCGCAGCGGCCTGCTGGTGCGGTTGGGGCGGCGGGTGCATGTGCGGCGCCCCAATCTGGCGGTGTTCCTGTCCGCCTTGCTCTTCTTCCTGCTCGACTGGCTGATCGAACTGCCCTGGTCCATCTATGCCAATTGGGCGCGCGAGCGCAGCTATGGGCTGACCAGTCAGGGTTTTGGCGGCTGGCTGGGCGAGGACATATTGTCGGGCGCGATCAGCATTCCGTTGGTGGCGCTGCTGGCGGTCGCCATCTATGCGCTGATGCGCCGCACGCCGCGCTGGTGGTGGGCCTGGTCGGGGCTGGTGGTCGTGCTGGGCATCATCCTGATGGTGGTGATCGCGCCGGTGGCGATCGAGCCGCTGTTCAATAACTATACGCCAGCGCCCGCCGGGCCGACCCGCGATGCGGTGGTCGAACTGGCCCATCGTGCCGGCGTGCCGGGCGACAAAATCTATATCTATGACGGGTCGAAGCAGTCCGAACGCTATACCGCCAATGTCTCCGGCCTGTTCGGCACGGCGCGGGTGGCGATGAGCGACACCATGTTCAAGCGCGGCGCCGACCTGGCCGAGGTGCGCGGCGTGGTGGGCCATGAAATGGGCCATTATGCCGAACATCATGTGCTGTGGCTGGCGGGCGGCATGAGCCTGCTGGCGATGCTGCTCTTCTTCCTGGTCGACCGGCTCTATCCGGTTGCGGCGCGCTGGTTCGGCGCGGGAAGCGCGATCAGCGATCCGGCGCATATGCCAGTCGCCTGGGCGGTGGCGGCGGTGGTCGGGATATTCCTGGTGCCGCTGATGAACAGCATCAGCCGCTATGACGAGAATGCCGCCGACCGTTTCTCGCTCAAGGTCGCGCATGAGCCCGATGGCCTTGCCAAGGCGCTGGTCAAGACGATCGAATATCGCGCCTCATCGCCCTCGCGGCTGGAGGAAATCCTGTTCTACGACCATCCCAGCGTCGAACGGCGCATCCATGCCGCGATGGTCTGGAAGGCGGAAAATCCGCAACTGGTCGGTAAATAG
- a CDS encoding outer membrane protein, producing MTFKHFAPIGATLALALATPAMAQQDSGKVDWTGPYVGGSFGYNWSKGDGGEHLRFDTDGDGNYDNVVTTAAGANAFSPGTCGGSARGATPASGCNGDKDAIGWMGHVGYDRQFGNIVAGIVGEAGKAYVSDSVTEYSSTPASYTMTRRIGWNANLRARLGYSTDGGFMPYITGGLAYAKVKNHFDTSNTANSFAEYDRKEDAWGYTMGGGIEAKVAQNFSIGARYLWTRYNTGDYRVDVGQGSAPATNPFIITPSGGTSINRGDKFDNQSLMATASFRF from the coding sequence ATGACATTCAAGCATTTTGCGCCGATCGGCGCCACGCTGGCGCTCGCCCTGGCGACGCCGGCAATGGCGCAGCAGGACAGCGGCAAGGTCGACTGGACCGGCCCCTATGTCGGCGGTTCCTTCGGCTATAACTGGTCGAAGGGCGATGGCGGCGAACATCTGCGCTTCGACACGGACGGGGACGGCAATTATGACAATGTCGTCACCACAGCGGCCGGGGCCAATGCCTTTTCGCCCGGCACCTGCGGCGGTTCGGCACGGGGCGCGACGCCGGCCAGCGGCTGCAATGGCGACAAGGATGCGATCGGGTGGATGGGCCATGTCGGCTATGACCGGCAGTTCGGCAATATCGTCGCGGGCATCGTCGGCGAAGCGGGTAAGGCCTATGTCAGCGACAGCGTGACCGAATATTCGAGCACGCCGGCCAGCTATACCATGACCCGGCGGATCGGCTGGAACGCCAATCTGCGCGCGCGGCTGGGCTATAGCACCGATGGCGGGTTCATGCCCTATATCACTGGCGGCCTGGCCTATGCGAAGGTGAAGAATCATTTCGACACCAGCAACACCGCCAACAGCTTCGCCGAATATGACCGCAAGGAAGATGCCTGGGGCTACACCATGGGCGGCGGCATTGAGGCGAAGGTCGCGCAGAATTTCTCGATCGGCGCGCGCTATCTTTGGACCCGTTATAACACGGGCGACTATCGCGTCGATGTGGGGCAGGGCAGCGCGCCCGCGACCAACCCCTTCATCATCACGCCATCCGGCGGCACCAGCATCAACCGTGGCGACAAGTTCGACAATCAGAGCCTGATGGCGACCGCCAGCTTCCGCTTCTGA
- the parE gene encoding DNA topoisomerase IV subunit B: MSEDLFASAQSTTSPGYDASTIEVLEGLEPVRRRPGMYIGGIDERAFHHLASEVLDNSMDEAVAGHATRIEISLEPGNKLTITDNGRGIPVDDHPKFPGKSALEVILTTLHSGGKFEGKAYATSGGLHGVGISVVNALSIRTVVEVARNKELFRQSFSQGLPTSGLEKVGAAPNRRGTAVSFIPDSEIFGEQKFKPAKLYRLARSKAYLFAGVEIRWKCAPELIGDDTPPEAVFQFPGGLADHLKEQLGDRECATTQFFSGNQDFPGEAGRVEWAVAWPLWSDGSYSWYCNTIPTPDGGTHENGLRAALVKGIRAFGELVGQKKAKDITADDIMTSSEIMLSVFIRDPQFQSQTKDRLTSPDAARLVENAVRDHFDHFLTDHMDRGKALLAYVIDRMDERLKRKQEKEVKRKTATSARKLRLPGKLTDCSNDDPEGAEIFLVEGDSAGGSAKQARDRKTQAILPLRGKILNVASANTAKILANQEIADMILALGCGTRKDCNPDNLRYERIVIMTDADVDGAHIATLLMTFFFQEMPELVRRGHLYLAQPPLYRLTAGGKSLYAMDDAQREAMLAKEFKGKKVEISRFKGLGEMNPMQLRETTMDHKTRSLIRITLPDDIEDRQQVRDLVERLMGTNPAHRFAFIQENAAAVDEEAIDA; encoded by the coding sequence ATGTCCGAAGACCTGTTCGCCTCCGCCCAGTCCACCACCTCGCCGGGCTATGACGCCTCCACCATCGAAGTGCTCGAAGGGCTGGAGCCGGTCCGGCGGCGTCCGGGCATGTATATTGGCGGCATCGACGAGCGCGCCTTTCACCATCTCGCCTCCGAAGTGCTCGACAACAGCATGGACGAAGCGGTGGCCGGTCATGCCACCCGGATCGAGATCAGCCTGGAACCGGGCAACAAGCTGACCATCACCGACAATGGTCGCGGCATTCCGGTGGATGACCACCCCAAATTCCCCGGCAAGTCGGCGCTGGAAGTCATCCTCACCACGCTCCATTCGGGCGGCAAGTTCGAGGGCAAGGCCTATGCCACCTCGGGCGGCCTGCATGGCGTCGGCATCAGCGTCGTCAACGCCCTGTCGATCAGGACGGTGGTCGAAGTCGCACGCAACAAGGAACTGTTCCGCCAGAGCTTCAGCCAAGGCCTGCCCACCAGCGGCCTGGAAAAGGTTGGCGCCGCCCCCAACCGGCGCGGCACCGCGGTCAGCTTCATCCCCGACAGCGAGATTTTCGGCGAGCAGAAGTTCAAGCCGGCCAAGCTCTATCGCCTCGCCCGGTCCAAGGCCTATCTGTTCGCCGGGGTCGAGATACGCTGGAAATGCGCGCCCGAACTGATCGGTGACGACACCCCGCCCGAAGCGGTGTTCCAGTTCCCCGGCGGCCTGGCCGATCATCTGAAAGAGCAACTGGGCGACCGCGAATGCGCCACCACCCAATTCTTCTCGGGCAATCAGGATTTTCCGGGCGAAGCCGGCCGGGTCGAATGGGCGGTCGCCTGGCCGCTCTGGTCCGACGGCAGCTATAGCTGGTATTGCAACACCATCCCGACCCCCGATGGCGGTACCCATGAAAACGGCCTGCGCGCCGCGCTGGTGAAGGGCATCCGCGCCTTTGGCGAACTGGTGGGGCAGAAGAAGGCGAAGGACATCACCGCCGATGACATCATGACGTCATCGGAAATCATGCTGTCGGTCTTCATCCGCGATCCCCAGTTCCAGAGCCAGACCAAGGATCGTCTGACCAGCCCCGACGCCGCGCGTCTGGTCGAAAATGCCGTGCGCGACCATTTCGACCATTTCCTGACCGACCATATGGACCGGGGCAAGGCGCTGCTCGCCTATGTCATCGACCGCATGGACGAGCGGCTGAAGCGCAAGCAGGAAAAGGAGGTCAAGCGCAAGACCGCCACCAGCGCGCGCAAGCTGCGCCTGCCCGGCAAGCTCACAGATTGTTCGAACGATGACCCGGAAGGTGCTGAAATCTTTCTGGTCGAAGGCGACTCGGCCGGCGGATCGGCCAAGCAGGCCCGCGACCGCAAGACGCAGGCGATCCTGCCCCTGCGCGGCAAGATCCTCAACGTCGCCTCAGCAAACACCGCCAAGATATTGGCAAACCAGGAAATTGCTGACATGATCCTGGCGCTGGGCTGCGGCACGCGCAAGGATTGCAACCCCGACAATCTGCGCTACGAACGCATCGTCATCATGACCGATGCCGATGTCGACGGCGCCCATATCGCCACCCTGCTGATGACCTTCTTCTTCCAGGAAATGCCCGAGCTGGTGCGGCGCGGCCATCTCTATCTGGCGCAACCTCCGCTCTATCGCCTGACCGCCGGCGGCAAGAGCCTCTATGCGATGGACGATGCCCAGCGCGAGGCGATGCTGGCCAAGGAGTTCAAGGGCAAGAAGGTCGAGATCAGCCGCTTCAAGGGGCTGGGCGAGATGAACCCGATGCAGCTGCGCGAAACCACCATGGACCACAAGACCCGCAGCCTGATCCGCATCACCCTGCCCGACGATATCGAGGACCGGCAGCAGGTGCGCGATCTGGTCGAGCGGCTGATGGGCACCAACCCGGCCCATCGCTTCGCCTTCATCCAGGAAAATGCGGCGGCGGTCGATGAGGAAGCGATTGACGCATGA
- a CDS encoding serine hydrolase, with product MRLLAAALVLIGMALLPGRAMADPAPAFRARATQLVAILAGPGNEADFFSPVFIDAIPVDRWRALAADLRRQHGRPIALGAVTQQSATAGQMEVRYERAIVAITLVIAPDPPNRVVGLRIIGSRQADDSMAAVLRDIAALPGRSSFAIARLTDAGPVLLQSHRPNQPMATGSSFKLTVLAELARAVQAGERRWSDVMPLGPKSFSGRLMAWPDHAPMTLYSLATAMIAESDNSASDTLLLGLGRDKVDAMRQRFGIADPRSLPMLTTAEAFALKMPANAELRRRYEAGTIADRRALLRDAAARLTAAHVDVGTVSENPVAIETLEWFASPQEEIAQLDWLRRNGGDALSIMAVNPGIAPANAKRWRYFGYKGGSEPGVIAMNFLVQAQDGQYYAVSGAWNDPVARVDEGRFVMLMTRALNLLAD from the coding sequence ATGAGGCTGCTGGCGGCCGCGCTTGTCCTCATCGGGATGGCGCTGCTGCCGGGCCGCGCCATGGCTGATCCTGCCCCTGCCTTTCGCGCGCGCGCCACGCAACTGGTGGCCATCCTCGCCGGCCCCGGCAACGAAGCCGACTTCTTCTCCCCCGTCTTCATCGACGCGATCCCGGTCGACCGCTGGCGCGCGCTCGCCGCCGACCTGCGCCGGCAGCATGGCCGTCCGATCGCGCTTGGCGCCGTCACCCAGCAAAGCGCAACCGCCGGGCAGATGGAGGTCCGCTACGAACGGGCGATCGTCGCCATCACGCTGGTGATCGCCCCCGACCCGCCCAACCGCGTCGTCGGCCTGCGCATCATCGGCAGCCGCCAGGCCGATGACAGTATGGCCGCGGTGCTGCGCGACATTGCCGCCCTGCCCGGTCGCAGCAGCTTCGCCATCGCCCGGCTGACCGATGCCGGTCCCGTCCTGCTCCAGTCGCACCGTCCCAACCAGCCGATGGCCACCGGCTCCTCCTTCAAGTTGACCGTGCTGGCCGAACTGGCGCGTGCGGTGCAGGCCGGTGAGCGGCGCTGGAGCGATGTCATGCCGCTCGGCCCGAAAAGCTTTTCCGGCCGGCTGATGGCATGGCCCGATCATGCGCCGATGACGCTGTACAGCCTGGCGACCGCGATGATCGCCGAAAGTGACAATAGCGCGTCGGACACGTTGCTGCTGGGCCTCGGCCGCGACAAGGTCGATGCCATGCGCCAACGCTTCGGCATCGCCGATCCCCGCAGCCTGCCGATGCTGACCACGGCAGAGGCCTTTGCCCTGAAGATGCCGGCCAATGCCGAACTGCGCCGCCGCTATGAGGCCGGGACCATCGCCGATCGCCGCGCCCTGCTGCGGGATGCCGCCGCCCGGCTGACCGCCGCCCATGTCGATGTCGGCACCGTGTCGGAAAATCCGGTGGCGATCGAAACGCTCGAATGGTTCGCCAGCCCGCAGGAGGAAATCGCCCAGCTCGACTGGCTGCGCCGCAACGGCGGCGACGCCCTCTCGATCATGGCGGTCAATCCGGGCATCGCCCCCGCCAACGCGAAACGCTGGCGCTATTTCGGCTATAAGGGCGGCAGCGAACCCGGCGTCATTGCCATGAACTTCCTGGTGCAGGCGCAGGACGGCCAATATTACGCGGTCAGCGGCGCCTGGAACGATCCGGTCGCCCGCGTCGACGAAGGCCGCTTCGTCATGCTGATGACGCGCGCGCTCAACCTGCTCGCCGACTGA